A window of Puntigrus tetrazona isolate hp1 chromosome 11, ASM1883169v1, whole genome shotgun sequence contains these coding sequences:
- the sox12 gene encoding transcription factor SOX-12: MTLGNLLNRSQRCIMVQQRTHKYSSVMDGNSTREVFVGLAAEDDAEVFGHVPSNKDPNWCKTPTGHIKRPMNAFMVWSQIERRKIMEQWPDMHNAEISKRLGKRWKLLPDYEKIPFIKEAERLRLKHMADYPDYKYRPRKKSKCSTPVKLGEKLPMKSSKPHSGRSTGLSCKGLKIKPTSTKPKINFTGNKYKSYSESMSDDDTMDVNLESPVTLQDDHSPSGHFVLHQQATIPSENQQPVPELRVKVPISQTSNIQSVSSDNECQALPESTTSEPQGSTSGRSSTPSSTSSSSLVSSACSDEELDEELLHIISNSMPMDCSALDKDFETFNANSGSHFDFPDYCTPEVNEMISGDLLVPSISDLVFTY; encoded by the coding sequence ATGACTCTAGGGAACCTACTGAATAGATCTCAACGCTGCATCATGGTTCAGCAAAGGACCCACAAATACTCATCAGTCATGGATGGCAATTCTACCAGAGAGGTCTTTGTGGGACTCGCGGCAGAGGACGATGCTGAGGTGTTTGGACATGTACCTTCTAACAAAGACCCCAACTGGTGCAAAACTCCAACTGGGCACATCAAGAGACCAATGAATGCTTTCATGGTCTGGTCCCAGATCGAGAGACGGAAGATCATGGAGCAGTGGCCTGACATGCACAATGCTGAGATTTCAAAGCGCCTCGGAAAGCGCTGGAAACTACTGCCTGATTATGAGAAGATACCCTTCATCAAAGAAGCTGAAAGGTTGCGTCTAAAGCACATGGCTGACTATCCTGACTATAAATACCGGCCCAGGAAGAAGAGCAAGTGCTCCACCCCTGTGAAACTTGGAGAAAAGTTGCCTATGAAATCCAGCAAGCCCCATTCAGGAAGATCTACTGGGCTGTCCTGCAAAGGGCTAAAGATCAAACCCACTTCTACCAAGCCTAAAATTAACTTTACTGGCAATAAATACAAGAGCTACAGTGAGAGCATGAGTGATGACGACACGATGGATGTAAACTTAGAAAGTCCAGTGACTCTGCAAGATGATCACAGCCCATCAGGTCACTTTGTCCTTCACCAGCAGGCTACCATTCCCTCTGAGAACCAGCAACCAGTTCCTGAACTCAGAGTGAAAGTGCCCATCTCTCAGACCAGCAACATCCAGAGTGTCTCCTCGGACAATGAGTGCCAAGCTCTTCCAGAGTCCACCACGAGCGAACCACAAGGGTCGACATCTGGAAGATCCTCCACACCATCCTCAACCAGCTCCTCCTCTTTGGTGTCGTCAGCATGCTCGGATGAGGAACTGGATGAGGAACTCTTGCATATCATTTCTAACAGTATGCCTATGGACTGCTCCGCTCTGGACAAAGACTTCGAAACGTTTAATGCTAACTCAGGATCCCATTTTGACTTCCCAGATTACTGCACTCCAGAGGTGAATGAAATGATTTCTGGGGACTTGCTTGTGCCCAGCATCTCAGACCTAGTGTTCACCTACTAA